CTTTTTACTACACTATTTTTGGCACCACCAGCTTGTCTGTATGGCTTTTTATTTGGCAGAAAGTTCCTTTGGCGATTAACTTGGAACATGATTTGCTTATTTCAGCTTTACTAGCCGGTATTATCGCCGGTTTTGGTAGCGGGATCGTTTACCGTGTCGGCGGTACCACCGGTGGTAGTGATGTTATCGCCCGCATTTTAGAAAAAAAACAAGGGATTTCAGTCGGTCGCTCTTTATTTTTCTTTGATATTTTAATTTTATTGGCTTCCTTAACTTATATTGATTTAAAAAGAATGATGTATACGTTAATTTTCTCTTATGTCTTTGCCAACATCGTAGATACCATTTTAGACGGCGGCTATTCAGCCAAAGGCATTCTCGTTATTTCCAATGAGACAAAACAAATGGCACCTGTCTTAATGGAAATAACCGGACGGGGTACGAGCTTTTTAAAAGGCGAGGGCGCCTATTCTGGTACAGATAAAAATATTTTGTACATGGTGGTTACTTCCAGAGAAGTTATGGAAGTAAAACGCATTATTGCTGAATTTGATGAACAAGCTTTTATTTCCGTTATCAACGTCCATGAAGTGGCAGGTGAAGGCTTCACTTACAAACGCCCCAAAAATAACTTTTTTAAAAAGGTCAAAAATCATAGTTAACCGCTCATAAAAAAGGCGGTAAAATCTTATCCTAAAATACTTAGGAATAAAATTTTACCGCCATTTTAATCAACTGTTTTTTGTCCTTTATATTGCTCTAACTCTTTGTTCACAGCTTCTGATAAACGTAAAAATGTCTCTTCATCACCTTTTTCTAACGCTGCATCAATTTCTTGGTACAATTGCTTAATCCGTGCCGTTTGCTCTTCTTCAAAGAGGAATTGATCAATACTGTCAATTACATCAGGATCGATGTTTTCATTCCACTTCATGAAAGGATTATCCTCTAAAATCGACAAATAGCCAGGATTATCCCACGCATTGTCAAAGAGGCATTCAATATATAACGCATCTTTCCAATTCAAACGAATTTCATGAAAAATTTGGTCGCTGTCGTCAAAAACTTTTCCTGAAATAAACAATTTGATAGGATCACCTTGGACTGTTAAATCACGAATCTGTAACCCCCGACTGGTCGTATCTGCATTTTCAACAAAATGAACATTGTTTAAAATTGCTTCATGATTTGCTAAGTAATTTAAAATCCAACAAACTTCCCGACGGCTAAAAGAGGCATGGGTAACAAACCAATTGAGAAAATTTTTCTTTTCTTTGACGTCGATAAACATCGTCCTCACCTTCTTTTCTTTATGATAAAGCCTCCAAAATCGACTGTACTTCTAAATCACCAGGCTCATGAGCCAGATAGTGTTCCAATAATTCTTTTGCGGCTTGAATCTGACCTTCTTCTCGTAAGAAAATCCCATATTCTTTCATAAATTCTGGTTCGTGATGCAATTCAATATTAGCTTTTTCGTAATGAATCGCTGCTTGGCTAAAGTCTTCTAATTGATTATAGGCCTGAGCCAAATTCCACTGGGCATAGGCGTCATCGGGATTTTCCATTTGGTCAATCGTCGTAATAACCGCTTCGTATTCTTCTTGTTTTAAGTATAGATTACTCAACATAAATAGTGTTTGGTCTAATTTATCACCGGTTTCCAATGCTTTTTGCAAATATTCTTCAGCTTTTTTATCATCGTGAAGTCGGTAAACATTCTCAGAGGCAAATTGATAAAAATCAACATTAAAAGGATTTTCTTTAATCCCCGCTTCAATTACTTCTTGGGCTTCTTCTAACTGCTCTTCATCTTGCATTGCTTCTGCTAAATACAAATACAAGGATTGATATTGTGGGTTTAAACTGCGTAATTGCTCAAGATATTGAATAACTTGTTCATTTTCTTTTAATTGACGGTACACAAAAGCAATTTGAAAAAGGCGATCATCGGTTACTTGCGTTTCGAGTGCGCGACGCAAATGAAGTACAGCCTCTTCAAATTGGCCCTCCATGCTTAACGCCGTGCCTAAGCGTTCCTCTAATAAGATATCTGCCATTTCTGTTATATTGGAATTTAATAAAATTTGGTAAATCGTCGCAGCCTCACCAAAACGCTCGGTTGTGAAAAATAACTCCGCTAAAGCAAATTGAATTAAAGGTTCGTCTGGCAAAATTTTTGCAGCTTCAGTCAATTTTGCTTCACTAACTTCTGGAATACCAATCATTTGATAAAGATCCGCAGCTAATAGTAGTGCTTGTACATAATAATCACTATTTTTGGGAACTTTTTCAATGAAATTCAACGCTTGGTCACTATTATCATTTTCAATGGCTACTTCAGCTAAGCCTAAATATAATTCTTCATTATTAGGATATTTCTCCAATAAATGTAAAAAGTCTGTTCCGATTCTTCTAAAAAACCAATCTGTAACAAATATTGTGCCAATTCGTGTAATTGACTATCATCATCTTTAGCTAACGCTTGATTAAATGCTAAATTAGCACTCACCAAATCTTCATTTTCTAAGGCTTCTAGCATTTGTTCACTATATGATTTTTCCATTAACTTTCACGAATCTCCTTTATGATAGCTTGATATTTTTCAATTGCTTGTTGCAATGATTGAACGGTAACCTTTGTTTTCTTACCAACTTTGCCGATTTTTGCTAACACGAAAATTGGTGCCTCTTTTTGCGCTTGAGCTAAAACTTGCAACTGGTAATCGGTTAAAGAAATCTGTTTTGGTAAATAAATAGGATAGCCTAGTCGTTGAAACCAAATTAAAAAATTTTTCAAATTAAAGTGCAGTTTGTCATTGGCATCGCTCCAGAATAAATGGAATAAAATTCCAAATAAACGTTTCATATTAGAAGATAGCAAATGCCCATTTTCGGTTTGGTAAAAAGCCGCTTCAAATAACTGCCCGAAGGTTTCAATTTCAGCTGATTCAGCATAATAATCAATCAACTCTGTTATTAATGCAGCAAAAGAACGGCGATATACTAGTTGTTGATTAGGAAAATTCTGATATAAATTTTGCAAGAAATCGTAGTCACAAACTAGACCTATTCGTATGAAAACTAGTAGATCAACTAATTTTCCCTCTGTTTGTGCTTCTGTCAAAGTTTGATCAAAATATACTGCCTGTGGCAAATTTTTAACCTGCAGTAACACTTGGCTGTTTTGTTTCATTACGGCTTGTTCTGTGATTAAGGCTTTGGCTAAAGAACGAACCGAAACCGGGAGACACCAGTAATGCCCGGGCAAAACCGTGGTCTGTGCTAAAAAGCCAGTTAACTGCATAACACCTTCATTTCCATAACCACAAAATAGATAATTGCGATTTGACGGAAATCGTTCTAAAAAGTGGAGTAAATTCATTAGTTCTTCTAAATTATTACAATATGTTTGATTGCGACAAACATACCAGTCAATGTCATAGGCATTTTTGAAAAGCTGACTAACTTTTTCAAAAGAACGATCATAATATTTCTGATTTGTTAAAATAATCACGTGTAAATTATCGCTAGCAGCAGGATTGATACTTTTATTTAATGTTTCGCCATAAAATATCTGTGTGGTTAATTGGTCTTTTTGATAGCTCTTCTCCATAAGCTCCTCCTAGTATAAGTTTATCATTAAAAGGCAGAGAACCAAAAGATTTCGCCATCATTTTCTCCTTCAAAAAAAAGAAAAAAACTTCCCACTTTTAATGAGAAGTTTCCTACGACCGATTAAATTACCAACTTGCTTTTTTTACACCAGGAATTTTGCCTTCATGGGCCAATTCTCTGAATTTCACCCGTGACATGCCAAACTTGCGCATATAGCCTCTTGGACGTCCGTCAATCCGGTCACGATTTTTCAAGCGGTTAGGATTAGAATCTTTGGGTAATTTCGCCAACGCTTCATAATCGTGGGCTTGTTTTAATTCATAGCGAATCGCCGCATAACGTGCAATCATCGCTTCTTGTTTTTTTGATTTTGCAATTTTTGATTTTTTTGCCATTTTGCTGTCCTTTCTTTTTTTAGCCAGCAGACAATTATTTGAGCATTTAAAACGTAATATTTACGCTTTGTTAATATAGCACGTTTTTCCTTTTGCCGCAAATAACTTAGCTTAGAAGGATCAAATACATTCTACATGTCAAAAAAAAGCTTCAACTAACCCTACTCTACCATTTGCTTTTAGTAGTTTTAGCTGAAGCTATTTTTTATAGTCATAAAATAATAGATACATTTCTATTTAATTAAATGTAACGATTGCCTGCTATTTCCTTTATTTTTAAAACTTAATTAAACTAATAATGAGTAAAGCGAAGGTGCTGCTTGTAAGTTAATATATGTTGGATCAAATTGCTCCAAGCGCGTTAATAACGCCGTTAAGTCAGCGGTTTCTTTAAGCAGGACACCTAACACGACTGGACCTGTCCCCCGATTAATTTTTTTTGTATATTCAAAACGCGTAATATCATCCTTTGGACCTAAAACTTCACTCACAAATTCCTTTAAAGCACCAGGACGTTGTGGAAAATTCACCACAAAATAATGCTGTAAGCCTTCATAAACAAGAGAACGTTCCTCAATTTCTGCCATGCGACTAATATCATTATTCCCACCACTGATAACGCAAATGATGGTTTTTCCTTTAATTTCATCTTTTAAAACTTCTAATGCTGCCACACTCACAGCACCAGCCGGCTCAGCCACAATCGCTTGCTTGGTATATAATTCTAAAATAGTCGAACAAACTAAACCTTCATCTACCACTGCTAACGCGTCTAAGTAAGCTTTGGCATGAAAATACGTTAATAACCCCACTTCTTTAACCGCAGCGCCGTCAACAAACTTGTCAATTTCATTTAATGAAACTGGACCACCATGATCAAAAGCCGCTTGCATAGAAGGTGCTCCTTTTGGCTCAACTCCAATAATTTTTGTTGCTGGACTCGTATTTTTTACATAAGAGGCAATCCCGCTGATTAACCCGCCGCCACCAATGGCAGCTAAAATATAATCAGGCTTAAATCCTTCTTTTTGGGCATCGGTCATCATTTCAAGCGCTAGTGTACCTTGTCCAGCAATAATATCTGGATCATTAAAAGGATCAATAAATGCCATTTTGTGTTTTACTGCGAATTCTTTTGCCGCTTTTGCTGAAGCATCAAAAGTATCGCCAACTAATCTGATTGAAACTTTCTTGCCACCAAAAAATTCTACCTGTGCAATTTTTTGGTGTGGTGTCGTTGTGGGCATAAAGATAACAGCAGAAATATTCATTTCGTGACTAGTATAAGCAACTCCTTGGGCATGATTACCAGCACTAGCACAAACTACCCCATTAACTAATTGTTCATGGGGTAGTTTTTTTATGGCATAATAAGCACCTCTTAACTTGAAGGACCGAACTTTTTGCAAATCTTCCCGCTTTAATAAAATCGTTGCCTCATACTTTTCAGATAAGTAGCGATCGTATTGTAATGGCGTATGGCTAACTGCCTCTTTTAATACTTTGTATGCCCTTTTGATTTGTACATCCGTCGTCAAATCCAAGGTGCTCACCTCCAAAACTAATCTTTTTTCGTTACAAAAGGCATCATTTTTCGTAGTTCATTACCAACTTGTTCAATTTGATGTCCGGCGTTTTCTTTTCGCATTTGCTTAAACTCAGGGAAACCAGCTTTATTATCATCAATAAAACCTTTGGCAAAGTTACCGTTTTGAATATCAGTTAAAACTTCTTTCATATGTTTTTTTGTTTCGGCTGTGATCACACGTGGCCCAGAAACATAGTCCCCATATTCAGCTGTATTTGAAATAGAATGACGCATCTTAGAAAAACCACCTTCATAAATCAAATCGATGATTAATTTCATTTCATGACATACTTCAAAATAGGCAAGTTCTGGTTGGTATCCAGCTTCGACTAAGGTTTCAAAACCTGCTTCGATCATTGAAGTTAGACCGCCACATAAAACAGCCTGTTCACCAAATAGATCTGTTTCAGTTTCTTCTTTGAAAGTTGTTTCCAATACACCAACGCGGGTGGCTCCGATTCCTTTTGCATAAGATAGCGCAATATCTTGTGCTTTGCCACTAGCATCTTGATACACTGCAAACAACGCCGGGACAGCAAATCCTTCTGTGAAAGTACGGCGAACCAAGTGTCCTGGTCCTTTTGGTGCAACTAAGAAAACATCAACATCTGCCGGAGGTGCGATAACATCAAAATGGATATTAAATCCATGGGCAAAAGCTAATGCATTACCAGCAGCAAGGTTCGGGGCGATTTCATTGTCGTAAAGTTCACCTTGAATTTCATCTGGTGCCAAAATCATTACAACGTCACTTTCTTTTGTTGCTTGGGCTACTGACTTAACGGTAAAACCGTC
The DNA window shown above is from Enterococcus montenegrensis and carries:
- a CDS encoding YitT family protein gives rise to the protein MNTNKYTPLLKDLILILIGTCIYAFGLIYINIPNSLAEGGVTGITLILRALFGINPAYSTFVLNIPIIILGGKILGKRSFYYTIFGTTSLSVWLFIWQKVPLAINLEHDLLISALLAGIIAGFGSGIVYRVGGTTGGSDVIARILEKKQGISVGRSLFFFDILILLASLTYIDLKRMMYTLIFSYVFANIVDTILDGGYSAKGILVISNETKQMAPVLMEITGRGTSFLKGEGAYSGTDKNILYMVVTSREVMEVKRIIAEFDEQAFISVINVHEVAGEGFTYKRPKNNFFKKVKNHS
- a CDS encoding ReoY family proteolytic degradation factor; this encodes MFIDVKEKKNFLNWFVTHASFSRREVCWILNYLANHEAILNNVHFVENADTTSRGLQIRDLTVQGDPIKLFISGKVFDDSDQIFHEIRLNWKDALYIECLFDNAWDNPGYLSILEDNPFMKWNENIDPDVIDSIDQFLFEEEQTARIKQLYQEIDAALEKGDEETFLRLSEAVNKELEQYKGQKTVD
- the rpsN gene encoding 30S ribosomal protein S14, which translates into the protein MAKKSKIAKSKKQEAMIARYAAIRYELKQAHDYEALAKLPKDSNPNRLKNRDRIDGRPRGYMRKFGMSRVKFRELAHEGKIPGVKKASW
- the ilvA gene encoding threonine ammonia-lyase IlvA; this translates as MDLTTDVQIKRAYKVLKEAVSHTPLQYDRYLSEKYEATILLKREDLQKVRSFKLRGAYYAIKKLPHEQLVNGVVCASAGNHAQGVAYTSHEMNISAVIFMPTTTPHQKIAQVEFFGGKKVSIRLVGDTFDASAKAAKEFAVKHKMAFIDPFNDPDIIAGQGTLALEMMTDAQKEGFKPDYILAAIGGGGLISGIASYVKNTSPATKIIGVEPKGAPSMQAAFDHGGPVSLNEIDKFVDGAAVKEVGLLTYFHAKAYLDALAVVDEGLVCSTILELYTKQAIVAEPAGAVSVAALEVLKDEIKGKTIICVISGGNNDISRMAEIEERSLVYEGLQHYFVVNFPQRPGALKEFVSEVLGPKDDITRFEYTKKINRGTGPVVLGVLLKETADLTALLTRLEQFDPTYINLQAAPSLYSLLV
- the ilvC gene encoding ketol-acid reductoisomerase, whose translation is MVKVYYENSVEQDALQDKTITIVGYGSQGHAHAQNLRDTGHNVIIGIREGKSADAAREDGFTVKSVAQATKESDVVMILAPDEIQGELYDNEIAPNLAAGNALAFAHGFNIHFDVIAPPADVDVFLVAPKGPGHLVRRTFTEGFAVPALFAVYQDASGKAQDIALSYAKGIGATRVGVLETTFKEETETDLFGEQAVLCGGLTSMIEAGFETLVEAGYQPELAYFEVCHEMKLIIDLIYEGGFSKMRHSISNTAEYGDYVSGPRVITAETKKHMKEVLTDIQNGNFAKGFIDDNKAGFPEFKQMRKENAGHQIEQVGNELRKMMPFVTKKD